One genomic segment of Humidesulfovibrio mexicanus includes these proteins:
- the yjgA gene encoding ribosome biogenesis factor YjgA: MRKPKPYDYSDPRPPSRSQMKRDSSALQVLGGKLADLPDSALKRLALPQRLDEAIREYKKLTRHEARRRQLQFIGALMRETDTEPLARAVEDMEAGNRTQAREFHEIEAWRAALLLGDESGLEEMLAPVPEQDRAELRSRIRTLARNARTEAEKAKPPRAAKTLFRLLRELRSGVRPLGDDTEAEEGGTPEAAP; encoded by the coding sequence ATGCGCAAGCCCAAGCCCTACGACTACTCCGACCCCAGGCCACCCAGCCGCTCGCAAATGAAGCGCGACAGCTCCGCATTGCAGGTTCTGGGGGGCAAGCTGGCCGATCTCCCGGATTCGGCCCTCAAACGGCTCGCGCTGCCGCAGCGCCTTGATGAAGCCATCCGCGAATACAAGAAGCTCACGCGGCACGAAGCCAGACGCCGCCAACTCCAGTTCATCGGCGCGCTGATGCGCGAGACCGACACCGAGCCCCTTGCCCGGGCCGTGGAAGACATGGAGGCGGGCAACCGCACCCAGGCCCGCGAATTCCATGAGATCGAAGCCTGGCGCGCAGCCCTGCTCCTGGGCGACGAATCCGGCCTTGAAGAGATGCTCGCCCCTGTTCCGGAACAGGACCGGGCCGAACTGCGCAGCCGCATCCGCACCCTCGCCCGCAACGCCCGAACCGAGGCGGAGAAGGCAAAGCCCCCACGCGCCGCCAAAACGCTGTTCCGCCTGCTGCGCGAATTGCGCTCCGGAGTGCGGCCCCTGGGCGACGATACGGAGGCGGAAGAGGGCGGGACACCGGAAGCCGCACCATAG
- a CDS encoding sensor domain-containing diguanylate cyclase, whose translation MDQDDYKCILDNLFDGVYFVNAKRVITYWNHGAERISGFSAQDVVGKGCADGILRHITGSGEELCTRLCPLAKTLVDGEPREDEVFLHHKNGHRVPVSVRIAPLRDKDGAIIGAVEVFSDATPQQRLREEVNELRSLAMTDQLTGLGNRAAAGRQFKRRMSECKRFGVPFGLLFADIDHFKKVNDTYGHDTGDCVLAQIAKTLKSSLRGVDALCRWGGEEFVALVPKVDEKAFHSIAERMRRFVEATSIPSGCGHPPLRFTISVGGALARPDDTLTSLAARADTMMYEAKRSGRNCIRLDCNCEAAGEDSAD comes from the coding sequence GTGGACCAAGACGACTACAAATGCATCCTCGACAACCTGTTCGACGGCGTCTACTTCGTGAACGCCAAGCGGGTCATCACCTACTGGAACCACGGCGCGGAACGCATCTCCGGCTTCAGCGCACAGGATGTCGTCGGCAAAGGATGCGCTGACGGCATCCTCCGGCACATCACCGGCAGCGGCGAGGAACTGTGCACGCGTCTCTGCCCGCTGGCCAAGACCCTTGTGGACGGCGAACCGCGCGAGGACGAAGTGTTCCTGCACCACAAAAACGGGCACAGGGTTCCGGTATCGGTGCGCATCGCCCCGCTGCGAGACAAGGACGGCGCGATCATCGGCGCTGTGGAGGTTTTCTCCGACGCGACGCCACAGCAACGCCTGCGGGAAGAGGTGAACGAATTGCGCAGCCTGGCCATGACCGACCAGCTCACCGGCCTGGGCAACCGCGCCGCCGCCGGGCGACAGTTCAAGCGTCGCATGAGCGAATGCAAACGCTTTGGCGTGCCGTTCGGATTGCTCTTCGCCGACATCGACCACTTCAAGAAAGTCAACGACACCTACGGGCACGACACGGGCGATTGCGTGCTGGCGCAAATCGCCAAGACCCTCAAAAGCTCCCTGCGCGGGGTGGACGCCCTGTGCCGATGGGGGGGCGAGGAATTTGTCGCCCTGGTGCCCAAGGTCGACGAAAAGGCCTTCCACTCCATCGCCGAGCGTATGCGCCGCTTTGTGGAAGCCACATCCATTCCTTCTGGCTGCGGGCACCCTCCCCTCCGCTTCACCATCTCCGTCGGCGGCGCGCTGGCGCGGCCGGACGACACCTTGACCAGCCTCGCGGCCCGTGCGGACACCATGATGTATGAGGCCAAACGCTCCGGCCGAAACTGCATCAGGCTGGATTGCAACTGCGAAGCAGCGGGCGAAGATTCTGCGGATTGA